The nucleotide sequence CGGTCCGAACGGCATCGGGAAGTCCACGGCGGTCCACGCCCTCGCAGGCGAGACCGTCCCCAACCTCGGTCGCTACAACGACCCGCCGGAGTGGGAGACGGTACTCGACCGCTACCGCGGCACCGCGCTCCAGAACTACCTCGAACGGCTGATGGCCGACGAGGTGAGCATCGCGCGCAAGCCCCAGTACGTCGACCGCATCCCGGACAGCTTCGACGGGAAGACCCGCGAACTGCTCGCGGGGACCGACGAGCGCGGCGTCGTCGACGACCTGGTCGACCGCCTGTCGATCCGGCCGGTGATGGACCAGGCCATCGACACGCTGTCGGGCGGCGAACTCCAGCGGGTGGCCCTCGCCGCGACGCTGGCCCGCGACGCCGACTTCTACTTCCTCGACGAGATCACCCCCTATCTCGACATCGGCCAGCGGGTGACCGCCGCGAGGCTCGTCCGCGAACTCGCCGAGGAGGAGGACCGCTCGATGCTCGTGGTCGAACACGACCTGGCCGTCCTCGACCTGCTCGGCGACCGCCTCCACGTCGCCTACGGTGAACCCGGGGCGTACGGCGTCGTCACCGACCCCAAATCGGTGCGCAACGGCATCAACGAGTATCTCCAGGGCTACCTCGACAACGAGAACATGCGTATCCGGCCCGAGGCGATCACGTTCGAGGAACACGCCCCCCGCCAGTCGACCACCGGGACGCCCCTGGTCGACTACCCCGACCTGCGGAAGTCCTACGGCGAGGGGGAGTTCTCCCTCGCCGTCGAGGGCGGGACCATCTACGAGAACGAGGTGCTGGGCGTCGTCGGGCCGAACGGTATCGGGAAGTCGACGCTCGCGAAGCTGTTCGCGGGCGCCATCGACCCCGACGCGGGCGAACTCGCCTTCAGTCTCGACATCGCCTACAAGCCACAGTACGTCGAGGTCGACCAGCCGATGCGGGTCGACACCTTCCTCTCGACGATCACCGACGACTTCGGCACCTCCTTCTGGAACACCGAAATCGCCCGTCCCCTCCAGCTGGAGCGGATCATGGAACAGCAGTTGACGGACCTCTCGGGCGGGGAGCGCCAGCGGGTCGCCATCGCGGCCTGCCTCTCGGAGGACGCCGACCTCTACGTGCTCGACGAGCCCTCGGCGCACCTCGACGTCGAACAGCGGGTGCAGGCGACGACCGCCATCCGCCGGTACGCCGAGAACCACGACGCCACGGCGATGGTCATCGACCACGACATCTACATGATCGACCTGCTGGCCGACCGCCTGATGGTGTTCGACGGCGAACCCGCCGAG is from Haloplanus salinarum and encodes:
- a CDS encoding ribosome biogenesis/translation initiation ATPase RLI, which codes for MADDSIAVVDLDRCQPDRCNYECANFCPPNRTGEECIVTLEERHDDPDLYDGGPDQISISEELCLGETCGICVEKCPFDAIEIINLPSELDDDPVHRYGENAFSLYGLPVPESGTVTGLLGPNGIGKSTAVHALAGETVPNLGRYNDPPEWETVLDRYRGTALQNYLERLMADEVSIARKPQYVDRIPDSFDGKTRELLAGTDERGVVDDLVDRLSIRPVMDQAIDTLSGGELQRVALAATLARDADFYFLDEITPYLDIGQRVTAARLVRELAEEEDRSMLVVEHDLAVLDLLGDRLHVAYGEPGAYGVVTDPKSVRNGINEYLQGYLDNENMRIRPEAITFEEHAPRQSTTGTPLVDYPDLRKSYGEGEFSLAVEGGTIYENEVLGVVGPNGIGKSTLAKLFAGAIDPDAGELAFSLDIAYKPQYVEVDQPMRVDTFLSTITDDFGTSFWNTEIARPLQLERIMEQQLTDLSGGERQRVAIAACLSEDADLYVLDEPSAHLDVEQRVQATTAIRRYAENHDATAMVIDHDIYMIDLLADRLMVFDGEPAERGHASTPQGMRSGMNDFLADLDITFRRDERTGRPRINKPDSQLDRKQKRQGEYYYAP